A section of the Clostridium omnivorum genome encodes:
- a CDS encoding ABC transporter ATP-binding protein has product MGNFVELRNVKKSYDMGEVIIKAVDDVSFSIDKGEFVVVLGASGAGKSTILNLLGGMDHVSDGSIFVDGNEISKYSKKMLTKYRRDDIGFVFQFYNLVQNLNAVENVELAVEICKDSMDPMEVLKNVGLGDRLYNFPSQLSGGEQQRVSIARAIAKNPKLLLCDEPTGALDYNTGKSILKLLSDTVKMYGMTVIVITHNSAIAPMADKIITVKSGKISSVKKNENPVSIESIEW; this is encoded by the coding sequence ATGGGTAATTTTGTAGAATTAAGGAATGTAAAAAAGAGCTATGATATGGGAGAAGTAATAATTAAAGCGGTTGACGATGTTTCCTTTTCAATAGATAAGGGAGAGTTTGTTGTTGTTCTTGGTGCCAGCGGTGCAGGAAAATCAACAATACTTAACCTTTTGGGTGGTATGGATCATGTGTCAGACGGAAGTATATTCGTAGATGGAAATGAAATAAGCAAATATAGTAAAAAAATGCTTACAAAATATAGGCGTGATGATATAGGCTTTGTATTCCAATTTTATAATTTAGTTCAGAATTTGAATGCAGTGGAAAATGTAGAGCTTGCAGTAGAAATATGCAAAGATTCTATGGATCCAATGGAAGTGCTTAAAAATGTTGGACTGGGAGATAGACTTTATAATTTTCCTTCTCAGCTTTCAGGTGGAGAACAGCAGAGAGTGTCAATAGCAAGGGCTATTGCGAAAAATCCTAAACTGCTTCTATGCGATGAACCTACAGGAGCGCTGGATTACAATACAGGAAAGTCAATTTTAAAACTACTCAGCGATACAGTTAAGATGTACGGCATGACAGTTATTGTTATTACTCATAATTCTGCCATAGCTCCAATGGCTGATAAAATAATTACTGTGAAAAGTGGGAAGATATCAAGTGTTAAGAAAAATGAAAATCCAGTTTCC